Proteins from one Gilliamella sp. ESL0443 genomic window:
- the ssb gene encoding single-stranded DNA-binding protein, which yields MATRGINKVILVGNLGQDPEVRVMSTGNTVANFNVATSETWKDKQTGENREKTEWHRIVVFGKLAEITGEYIKKGTLVYIEGQLQTRKWQDQSGQDRYTTEVVINPIGGVLQILGNRPNNDSYNEGSKSWGQSANNTSSVPTTPAASRASSTAPASQPSMPEPPMDFDDDIPF from the coding sequence ATGGCAACCCGAGGAATTAATAAAGTCATTTTAGTTGGTAATTTAGGTCAAGATCCAGAAGTACGTGTCATGTCAACTGGTAATACTGTCGCAAATTTTAATGTTGCTACATCAGAAACTTGGAAAGACAAGCAAACTGGCGAGAATCGAGAAAAAACAGAATGGCATCGAATTGTCGTATTTGGTAAATTAGCTGAAATTACTGGTGAATACATTAAAAAAGGAACACTCGTTTATATTGAGGGGCAACTACAAACTCGTAAATGGCAAGACCAATCAGGTCAAGATCGTTACACTACAGAAGTTGTTATCAACCCTATTGGTGGCGTATTGCAAATTTTAGGTAACCGCCCTAATAATGACTCTTATAATGAAGGTTCAAAAAGTTGGGGACAAAGTGCAAATAATACATCCTCTGTGCCAACTACTCCTGCAGCATCTCGTGCTTCATCAACTGCACCAGCAAGTCAACCATCTATGCCTGAACCACCAATGGATTTCGATGACGATATTCCATTTTAA
- a CDS encoding DNA internalization-related competence protein ComEC/Rec2: MRCSIDLMAIAISLGSIPLIFLPSLPNDQDWYILALILIILAAKFQRYFTFIIILGLSFLWSTAIAKQYLNSIEPYIDQTLAITAKVESINTQAPAKIQTMTPHYVKFSITNISDQPLPSPIPVIIYWEQPELIKAGQIWQLTIKTKVVHSYLNEGGFDKQRFAIANKSLLKAKVIKPVLLEDKSNFRQIVADKCLPYINLFSYRDILLALGFGDRSQLETHNRITMMQTGVAHLMAISGMHILLVFYICFGITKGFFFCLPQRYIYFFLPIIVGWLCSIGYTWLTGFNPPALRAIFALSIWIYLRYKNNQISAWQKVNRIIALLLVIDPLMILSESFWLSCYAVVSLIFLFDWLPLPNAMKNKKRWYLFRLLHLQFGLTLLLLPIQLYVFHGISVVSLVANLIAIPIISLITFPAILLGLVFSLINCFYLALWFWFVAQYSLEWLFHCLDCLNYMWLTISMDFYFLSFIGWLAFIIIRAAVWRRFSFTLFIILTLAFSPFYKQPDYLWRMDMLDVGHGLAIVIHNGESAILYDTGAKWENSSAAEQIITPFLQWHNLLLEGIIISHSHNDHIGGLSYLQQRYPNAWLMSSSLSLLNDYNCLAKHNFYWKHLNLKVLWPTKLVDNTENADSCVIQLTDGRFSVLLTGDLERRQEYDLVMQHKKNLSSTILQTPHHGSNTSSSYPFLNYVNPVNALTSTSRYNPWQLPSNKITARYKELNINYFVTGREGQISLFFYPTSWQQKTLRHDINLRWYHDWFGSLPFYE; encoded by the coding sequence CCATCGTTACCCAATGATCAAGATTGGTATATTTTAGCTTTGATACTGATTATTTTAGCGGCTAAATTTCAACGTTATTTTACTTTTATCATCATCCTTGGATTAAGCTTTCTCTGGTCGACCGCTATAGCAAAGCAATATCTCAATTCAATTGAACCTTATATAGACCAAACATTAGCAATAACGGCAAAAGTTGAAAGTATTAATACACAGGCTCCTGCTAAAATTCAAACCATGACTCCCCATTATGTAAAATTTTCAATTACCAATATTTCCGATCAACCTTTGCCTTCACCCATACCCGTCATTATCTATTGGGAACAACCCGAATTAATAAAAGCTGGACAAATTTGGCAATTAACCATAAAAACTAAAGTAGTCCATAGTTATTTAAATGAAGGAGGATTTGATAAACAACGATTTGCGATAGCCAATAAATCTTTATTGAAAGCCAAAGTCATCAAACCAGTTTTACTCGAGGATAAATCTAATTTTCGACAAATCGTTGCAGATAAATGCCTACCTTATATTAATTTATTTAGTTATCGAGATATTTTATTAGCACTTGGTTTTGGTGATCGCTCACAACTTGAAACTCATAATCGAATAACAATGATGCAAACAGGTGTTGCTCACTTAATGGCTATTTCTGGAATGCATATTCTATTAGTCTTTTATATTTGCTTTGGAATAACTAAAGGATTCTTTTTTTGCTTACCACAACGTTATATTTATTTCTTCCTACCGATTATAGTAGGTTGGTTGTGCAGTATTGGTTATACGTGGTTAACCGGCTTTAATCCACCAGCATTACGAGCGATTTTTGCTTTATCGATTTGGATATATTTGCGTTATAAGAATAATCAAATAAGTGCATGGCAAAAAGTTAATCGTATTATTGCATTACTATTAGTTATTGATCCGTTAATGATATTGTCCGAAAGTTTTTGGTTGTCTTGCTATGCTGTTGTTAGTTTAATTTTTTTGTTTGATTGGTTACCACTACCTAACGCGATGAAAAATAAAAAACGGTGGTATTTATTTAGATTATTACATTTACAATTTGGTTTGACACTATTACTTCTACCAATCCAATTGTATGTTTTTCATGGTATAAGCGTTGTTTCACTGGTTGCTAACTTGATTGCTATTCCTATTATCTCTCTAATCACTTTCCCAGCAATTTTACTGGGACTAGTATTTAGTTTAATCAACTGTTTTTATCTTGCTTTATGGTTCTGGTTTGTTGCCCAATATTCGCTTGAATGGTTATTTCATTGTTTAGATTGTCTAAATTATATGTGGTTAACTATCTCAATGGATTTTTACTTTCTAAGCTTTATTGGTTGGTTAGCCTTTATAATAATAAGAGCAGCAGTTTGGCGAAGGTTTAGTTTTACACTTTTCATTATTTTGACGCTGGCTTTTTCTCCATTCTATAAACAACCAGATTATCTTTGGCGAATGGATATGCTAGATGTTGGGCATGGTCTTGCTATTGTAATTCACAATGGTGAATCAGCTATTTTATATGATACGGGTGCAAAATGGGAAAATAGCTCAGCAGCAGAGCAAATTATTACTCCTTTTCTGCAATGGCATAACCTCCTGCTTGAAGGAATTATTATTAGCCATAGTCACAATGATCATATTGGAGGATTATCCTATTTACAACAACGTTATCCCAATGCCTGGCTTATGAGTTCATCTTTAAGTTTACTCAATGATTATAATTGCTTAGCTAAGCATAATTTTTATTGGAAACACTTAAATCTTAAAGTGCTATGGCCGACTAAATTAGTTGATAACACGGAAAATGCTGATTCGTGTGTAATACAACTTACTGATGGTCGATTTTCAGTGCTGTTAACCGGTGATTTAGAACGAAGGCAAGAGTATGATTTAGTTATGCAACATAAGAAAAATCTATCTTCAACAATATTACAGACTCCACATCATGGTAGTAATACTTCGTCAAGTTACCCATTTTTAAACTACGTTAATCCAGTTAATGCATTAACTTCAACCTCACGTTATAACCCTTGGCAACTCCCTTCAAATAAAATCACTGCTCGTTATAAAGAGTTAAATATTAATTATTTTGTTACAGGAAGAGAGGGGCAAATAAGTCTGTTTTTTTATCCTACTTCATGGCAGCAAAAAACGTTGCGACATGACATTAATCTAAGATGGTATCATGATTGGTTTGGTAGTTTACCGTTTTATGAGTAA
- a CDS encoding Trm112 family protein, which produces MILLSAIACPICHGQLEYDKQNQQLICQKDRLVYPIKDGIPVLLASEAKQLVPSHCDKE; this is translated from the coding sequence ATGATTCTATTAAGCGCTATTGCTTGTCCTATATGCCATGGTCAATTGGAGTATGATAAGCAAAATCAACAATTAATTTGCCAAAAAGATCGGCTGGTTTACCCGATTAAAGATGGTATTCCGGTTTTATTAGCAAGCGAAGCAAAGCAATTAGTTCCATCTCATTGTGATAAAGAATAA
- the kdsB gene encoding 3-deoxy-manno-octulosonate cytidylyltransferase: MSFTVIIPARYASSRLPGKPLADIHGKPMIIRVMEQAKKSSANRVIIATDNQQVFDVVKSYNGEVILTSDKHNSGTERLAEVIDSYKFADDEVIVNVQGDEPLIPPVIIDQVAENLVKFKTGMATLAVPIDSVEEAFNTGAVKVVTDKDGYALYFSRATIPWERDRFANLNEQGKVDQIGDFYLRHIGIYAYRAGFIRQYIKWAPSALESIEMLEQLRVLWYGEKIHVAVAKQPPAIGVDTQEDLEKVRTLFKE; the protein is encoded by the coding sequence ATGAGTTTTACAGTAATTATTCCTGCAAGATATGCTTCAAGTCGTTTGCCAGGAAAACCGCTTGCAGATATTCATGGCAAACCAATGATAATTCGAGTTATGGAGCAGGCTAAAAAATCGTCAGCTAATCGAGTAATCATTGCAACGGATAACCAACAAGTATTTGATGTAGTCAAAAGCTATAATGGTGAAGTAATTCTCACTAGCGATAAGCATAATTCCGGTACAGAACGGTTAGCGGAAGTAATTGATAGTTACAAATTTGCTGATGATGAAGTTATCGTTAATGTTCAAGGTGATGAGCCTTTGATTCCCCCAGTTATTATTGATCAGGTAGCCGAAAATCTAGTGAAATTCAAAACTGGCATGGCAACGTTAGCTGTTCCGATTGATAGCGTTGAAGAGGCGTTCAATACGGGTGCAGTAAAAGTTGTGACAGATAAAGATGGTTATGCACTTTATTTTTCAAGAGCGACTATTCCTTGGGAGCGAGACCGTTTTGCTAATTTAAATGAGCAAGGTAAGGTAGATCAAATTGGCGATTTTTATTTACGTCATATAGGAATATATGCTTATCGAGCTGGTTTTATTAGACAGTATATAAAATGGGCACCTTCGGCATTAGAGTCAATTGAAATGTTAGAACAACTGCGTGTACTTTGGTATGGTGAAAAAATTCATGTTGCTGTCGCTAAACAGCCTCCAGCAATTGGTGTCGATACTCAAGAAGATTTAGAAAAAGTAAGAACATTATTTAAGGAGTAG
- the corA gene encoding magnesium/cobalt transporter CorA, with translation MINAFGLKNKQLVKINEGDIKNATWIDLIEPEEADREFILTNLGQNLATSIELDDIEASARFFEDNEGLHVHSFFFYEDAEDRAGNSTVAFTVHNGRLFTLRERDLPAFRLYRMRSRYQGMNDGNPYEVLLDLFEVKVEQLADQIENIYSELEELSLIIMDRSAQEHYDEAITSLAELEDTAWKVRLCLMDSQRAVNYLVRRAKMPVEQLEQAREVIRDIESLVPHNESLFQKVNFLMQAATSFINIEQSRIIKIFSVVSVVFLPPTVVASAYGMNFENMPELKWEYGYPLSLLLMLIAGVAPYIYFKLKKWL, from the coding sequence ATGATTAATGCGTTTGGATTAAAAAACAAACAATTAGTAAAAATTAATGAAGGCGATATAAAGAATGCGACTTGGATTGACTTGATCGAGCCGGAAGAAGCTGATCGTGAATTCATCCTGACCAATTTAGGTCAAAATTTAGCAACAAGTATCGAATTAGACGATATTGAAGCATCAGCTCGTTTTTTCGAAGATAATGAAGGACTACATGTTCACTCCTTCTTTTTTTATGAAGATGCAGAAGATCGCGCCGGTAACTCTACCGTCGCTTTTACCGTGCATAATGGACGTTTATTTACACTGCGTGAACGCGATTTACCTGCATTTCGACTATACCGAATGCGTTCTCGTTATCAGGGAATGAATGATGGAAATCCGTATGAAGTTTTATTAGATTTATTTGAAGTTAAAGTTGAACAATTAGCCGATCAAATTGAAAACATCTATAGTGAGCTAGAAGAATTGAGCTTAATTATTATGGATCGTTCCGCTCAAGAGCATTATGATGAAGCGATTACTTCCTTAGCTGAGCTCGAAGATACGGCGTGGAAAGTACGCCTCTGTTTAATGGATAGTCAGCGTGCGGTTAACTATTTAGTTCGTCGTGCTAAGATGCCTGTTGAACAGTTAGAACAAGCGAGAGAAGTTATTCGAGATATTGAATCATTGGTACCCCATAATGAGTCATTATTCCAAAAGGTTAACTTTTTAATGCAAGCAGCTACTAGCTTTATAAATATTGAACAAAGCAGAATAATTAAGATTTTCTCGGTTGTTTCTGTGGTATTTTTACCGCCAACAGTAGTTGCATCAGCATATGGTATGAACTTTGAAAATATGCCTGAGTTAAAATGGGAATATGGATATCCATTATCTTTATTGTTGATGTTAATAGCAGGGGTCGCTCCTTACATTTACTTTAAACTCAAAAAATGGCTTTAG
- a CDS encoding DUF2461 domain-containing protein produces MMATFTGFTQAGLNFLQDAWVNNSKAWFDEHRAIYDNDLVKPFRLLVEQLTPAMLKIDEWFETRPAIGKTISRIHRDTRFSKDKSLYRSRLWLTFKRPNRDWKEAPAYFFEISPDCYRYGLGYYCASKQTMDIFREEILNDTEKFLKVIRCVKKPFELVGESYKRPLIKDEKISKWYNRKNLAVMVTNNHIEDVLDGNLADKLAKGFKQLLPLYDYLMRVEMIKNIPNL; encoded by the coding sequence ATGATGGCAACGTTTACAGGTTTTACCCAGGCAGGATTAAACTTTTTACAAGATGCATGGGTTAATAATAGTAAGGCTTGGTTTGATGAGCACCGAGCTATTTATGACAATGATTTAGTAAAACCTTTTAGATTATTAGTTGAGCAGTTAACGCCAGCTATGCTTAAAATTGATGAGTGGTTTGAAACGCGTCCCGCTATTGGTAAAACCATATCTCGCATTCATCGTGATACTCGATTCTCAAAAGACAAATCGTTATATCGTAGCCGACTATGGTTAACTTTCAAACGCCCAAATCGTGATTGGAAAGAGGCGCCAGCCTATTTTTTTGAAATCAGTCCTGATTGTTATCGTTACGGATTAGGTTATTATTGTGCATCGAAACAGACTATGGATATATTTCGTGAAGAAATTTTGAATGATACCGAAAAATTTCTAAAAGTTATTCGCTGTGTTAAAAAGCCATTTGAATTAGTTGGTGAGTCTTACAAAAGACCTTTAATCAAAGATGAAAAAATATCGAAATGGTATAACCGAAAAAATCTTGCTGTGATGGTAACCAATAATCATATTGAAGATGTATTAGATGGTAATTTAGCGGATAAACTTGCTAAAGGTTTTAAACAACTATTACCACTATATGATTATTTAATGCGGGTTGAAATGATTAAAAACATTCCAAATCTGTAA
- the lpxK gene encoding tetraacyldisaccharide 4'-kinase has translation MIEKLWYGKNKSFWLLLPFSLLYGFIASVRRQLYKLGVLKSWQSPVPIIVIGNLSAGGNGKTPFAISLIEALKSKGLKVGLVSRGYGGKSDHYPLVLDEHTGTEQAGDEPVLIFQRTHIPVAVAPKRVDAVKALLESYQLDVILTDDGLQHYALARDIEIVVVDGKRQFGNGWWIPAGPMRERRERLKSVDLIIINGDSTGDIVNQFSDKTFTMQLLPGHVVNLLTNQQCELSSLHHICAIAGISNPKRFFDMLIKMKADLVHTESFADHQNFTLPLLEKVVENNQTLLMTEKDAVKCRQFALPNWWYLPIDAVIPNQAIEKIYSLFVEKKSLREKK, from the coding sequence ATGATTGAAAAACTGTGGTATGGTAAAAATAAATCATTTTGGTTGCTACTGCCATTTTCATTATTATATGGATTTATTGCTTCCGTTCGTCGTCAACTATACAAACTTGGTGTATTAAAATCATGGCAGTCTCCTGTTCCAATTATTGTTATTGGAAATTTATCGGCGGGTGGTAATGGTAAAACGCCATTTGCCATTAGTTTAATTGAGGCGTTGAAATCTAAAGGGCTAAAAGTAGGATTAGTTTCGAGAGGTTATGGTGGAAAATCTGATCACTATCCATTAGTCTTAGATGAACATACTGGAACTGAACAAGCCGGTGACGAGCCTGTATTAATTTTTCAGCGAACCCATATACCGGTAGCAGTCGCGCCAAAACGAGTTGACGCAGTTAAAGCGTTATTAGAATCTTATCAATTGGATGTGATTTTAACCGATGATGGTCTACAGCATTATGCGTTAGCTCGTGATATTGAGATTGTTGTGGTAGATGGGAAACGCCAATTTGGTAATGGGTGGTGGATACCTGCTGGACCTATGCGAGAAAGAAGAGAAAGATTAAAATCGGTTGATTTAATTATTATCAATGGAGATAGTACAGGTGATATAGTAAATCAATTTTCAGATAAAACCTTCACCATGCAATTATTACCTGGTCATGTAGTAAATCTCTTAACTAACCAACAATGTGAATTGTCATCACTTCATCATATTTGTGCAATTGCAGGTATCAGTAATCCAAAGCGTTTTTTTGATATGCTAATTAAAATGAAAGCTGATTTAGTTCATACAGAATCTTTTGCTGATCACCAAAATTTTACGCTTCCGTTATTAGAGAAAGTAGTGGAAAATAATCAAACACTTTTAATGACTGAAAAAGATGCAGTAAAATGTCGTCAATTTGCATTACCTAACTGGTGGTATTTACCCATTGATGCAGTAATACCAAATCAAGCTATTGAAAAGATTTATTCACTGTTTGTAGAAAAAAAATCACTAAGAGAAAAAAAATGA